The genomic interval cttataataaattaaatcaaagtgcCCACCACCTCTcaaaccagagttttaaatgaaaatcatcttatgatgaggaGGGATGAGATGGAGTAGCTTAAGAGATATGTTGgtaaaagacacaaacacttACAAAAACTTTATCTTCaattctttgtctttcagcagtgggcaataaaagctaaacaacaaagaagagaacaaaacaacaacaataacgcCATTGCAAGGAATCTGAGTAAATTCATTCATAAGTCATCCTGGCCAATTAAATGTCCTTCCAGTTATCTGGTAAAACTTCTGATTGAAAGGATGGAAGAACTTTTGCAGTTTCATCACCACTGACTGGTCCACGTCAGGATGAGTGCGGCCTTTGCTGCCTGCCAGGCACTTGTTGGAACCAAAGTTGAATCGAAGACAGTAAAATCCTCGCGTGACATTGAAGTACAGGTTATACTGACTAATTTTGGACGGGAGGTTTAGGAAGCGCTCGACAAGCTGCAGCTCCGGCACAGGATCTGTGATGAGGCGATCTCCATCTACAACGTGAAACTGTTCCACGGGAAAATACTTCAGCCAGCGCTCTAGGTGTTTTGCGTAAATGCTGGTCCGGACAGCTTTATACTTTGTGTTCACCTCACATGTGCTGGCATCCACAGCCAGGTGTTCAAACTTGTGATAGGTCTTGTTTTTGCGCTCCTTTCCCTCCAGCACCTGAGTGTAGTCAGATACAGCTCTAGTTGTGGGCTCTCGGACGATGATCAACAGCTTGACAGACGAGTTCATCTTGAAGATGCGTTCAGGTACTTCCTCTGTAACAAAGTAGGCAGGGCTCTTTTCAATAGTGATCTGATGGGGGAAGGAGAAGGGCATTTTCTCCCTGTACCAGTTGATGCCCCAGGCGTAGTTTTTGTCATTGTCGAAAAAGTGGATCTCCTGTGAGGCCTTAATCACCGCCGGATGCAGGTTGAGCATTTCCAACAGAGCCCTGGTGCCTCCTTTGCGCACGCCGATGATAATGGCCTGAGGCAGCTGCTGGACCAGGTTGTACTGGTGGATTTGCTCTTTGGTCGCATTGCCCTTACGGAGTTCGTGAAGCAACCCACGCTGAAACTGCAGGGTGCGGAGGGGGATTTGTTCCAACTCAGTGGGGTTAAATCTGCTCTCAATATGGCAAATGGGCTGGAACctggatgaaaaaaagaaaacacatcatCAACCTCTGAACATACAGGATATTTCATAGAATACTTTGATG from Kryptolebias marmoratus isolate JLee-2015 linkage group LG19, ASM164957v2, whole genome shotgun sequence carries:
- the LOC108228841 gene encoding heparan sulfate glucosamine 3-O-sulfotransferase 5, which encodes MLFKQQALLRQKLLVLSSLAIGSVLYLVARVGTLDRFQPICHIESRFNPTELEQIPLRTLQFQRGLLHELRKGNATKEQIHQYNLVQQLPQAIIIGVRKGGTRALLEMLNLHPAVIKASQEIHFFDNDKNYAWGINWYREKMPFSFPHQITIEKSPAYFVTEEVPERIFKMNSSVKLLIIVREPTTRAVSDYTQVLEGKERKNKTYHKFEHLAVDASTCEVNTKYKAVRTSIYAKHLERWLKYFPVEQFHVVDGDRLITDPVPELQLVERFLNLPSKISQYNLYFNVTRGFYCLRFNFGSNKCLAGSKGRTHPDVDQSVVMKLQKFFHPFNQKFYQITGRTFNWPG